GCTGGTGCAGTCTTTCAATACTTACGTCGCCCAGTTCAACGCGGACAACGCCGAAGCCATCGCCAGCGGCGAGGTAGAGGCCCTGACCGAATCCAGCGCTGCGTTCATCGAAAAAGCCTCGGGTATCAAAAGCCGTTTCGTCATGGACAAAGACGGCATCCTTGACCCGCAACGCATGGCTCCGCGCCTGCCGGAGCGTTCCAACGACGAATGGTCTGTGCTTTGCCAGATGGCCATCGGCGCTGCCGAACAAGCCCTGCAACGCGCCGGCAAAACCGCCGCTGACATCGACGGCGTGATCGTGGCCTGCTCCAATCTGCAGCGCGCTTACCCGGCCATCGCCATTGAAGTCCAGGAAGCCCTGGGCATTCAGGGCTTCGGTTTCGATATGAACGTTGCTTGCTCCTCGGCAACTTTCGGTATTCAGGCTGCTGCGAACAGTGTGCAACTGGGCCAGGCCCGCGCGATCCTGATGGTCAACCCGGAAGTCTGCACCGGGCATCTGAACTTCCGCGACCGCGACAGCCACTTCATCTTCGGCGATGCTGCGACTGCGGTGATCATCGAGCGTGCTGATCTCGCGACGTCCCAGTATCAGTTCGACGTGGTCAGCACCAAACTGCTGACCAAGTTTTCCAACAACATCCGCAACAACTTCGGTTTTCTCAACCGTGCAGCAGAAGAGGGCATCGGTGCCCGTGACAAGCTGTTCGTGCAGGAAGGCCGCAAGGTGTTCAAGGATGTCTGCCCGATGGTCGCCGAGCTGATCGGTGAGCATCTGCAGGAAAACCAGCTCAACGTTGGCGATGTGAAACGCTTCTGGCTGCATCAGGCCAACCTCAGCATGAACCACCTGATTGTGCGCAAACTGCTGGGTCGCGAAGCCACCGAAGAAGAAGCCCCGGTGATTCTCGACAGCTACGCCAACACCAGCTCCGCCGGTTCGGTGATCGCCTTTCACAAGTATCAAGACGATCTCGCCGCCGGTTCGCTGGCCGTGCTGAGTTCGTTCGGTGCCGGTTATTCGATCGGCAGCGTGATTCTGCGTAAACGTTGATTGCGCCATAAAAGATCGCAGCCTGCGGCCGCTCCTGCATCGATCTCTGCAGAAGCTGCCGCAGGCTGCGATCTTTTGTTTTTGACCCTGCGAAAAAGAGGCGCCAATGGCCGCGACGGGCGATAACCTACTGCTCGAACGCCTGCTTGCCGGCGAGCAACTGGCATTCAAGGAACTCGTCAGCACCTACCAGAGCGCCATGCGCGCGGTGGCTTATGCCATCGTCGGCCCGGGTCATGTCGAGGAAGTGGTGCAGGACGCCTGGCTGTCAGTGGTGCGCCACATCGGCCGCTTCGAAGGCCGTTCAAGCCTCAAGACCTGGCTGCTCACCATCACCGCCAATGCCGCGAAAAGTCGCTACAAGCTCAATCGCCGCGAAGTCCTGATCGATGATCTGCCGTCACCCCATGGCAGCATTGGCGACGAGCGATTCTCGCCGAACGACGGTCATTGGCTGATCGCACCGTTTGCGTGGCATCAGGACACCCCCGAAGCATTGCTCACCGAAAATGAATTGCGCGAATGTCTGGAACACACGCTGCTCAGTTTGTCGCAGCTGCAAAGCAGCGTCTTGCTGCTGCGCGAGCGTCAGGGGCTGGAACTGGAGGAAATCTGTAATCTTCTGGGAATCTCGCTCTCCAATGCCCGGATGTTGCTGCATCGTGCGCGATTGAAAGTGTTCGCCACGGTGGAGCATTTTGAGGAGACCGGTGAATGCTGACCTGTAAAGAGCAAGTGGCGCGCTCCAGCGATTATCTCGACGGCCAGTTGAGCTTGCGCGAACGCTTGTTGATGCGCCATCACTTGATGTGTTGCCCCAATTGCCGGCGTTTTATCCGCCAGATGCGCGTGCTGCAGGCCACGCTCAAGGCCATGCCGGAAAAACCGGATGAGAATGTCGATGCGCTGGCCGAACGCTTGGCCGAACAACGCCGCAAAGACCGGCTCCTGTAGGAGCTGTGGGAGCCGTAGGAACTGTATGACCTGTAGGAGCTGACGAGTGAAACGAGGCTGCGATCTTTTGCTCTTGTCATTCAACAGCAAGATCAAAAGATCGCAGCCTCGTTTCACTCGTCAGCTCCTACAGGTTCCAGCGGCAAGCTTCAAGCTGCAAGTAAGGGCGCTCGCTCCTAGCTTGTAGCTTGTAGCTTGTAGCTCACCGCTGCCGTTCTAAAACTTGGCTTCCGCATCCAGCTGCAGGGTGTTGCTGTCTGCGTCACGCTGGGTACGGCTGGCGAAGTCCGCTTTGGTCAGGAAGTACGTGGCGCCGACGGCGAAGTTCTTGTCGATGTCGTAACCGACCTTGAACTTGTGCCCGCGGGAACCGGTGGTGCCGTTGGCGAAGTCGGAGTCGGTGAATGCGCCGACCACGGCATTGCGCTGCACGTCGCGATAGTTGTAGTCGAGGTTGAAGCCGAAGACTTTCGACTTGGCACCGAGCAGCCACGCGGTGTCCTGATCGGTCACGGCATCGTTGTTCTTCACGTATTGGCCGTAAAACGACAGCGGCATTGGCAGTCCGCCAATGTCGATCTGGCTGAACCCTTCATACAGACGGAATTCGTTGTTGGCCGAGTTGCCGTTGACCGCCAACGCGCACGGCGTCGAGGTGCCGGTGCAGCGGCTGTCTTCGTCGTTCTGGTAGGCATAGACGCTGCCACCCAGAGTCATTTTCAGGTTGTCGGTGATGTTGAAACGGCTGCCCAACTGGCCCGCAGTCAGGCGCAGATCGTGACGGAATTGCACGCCATCACCGTCGACGTTGTCCTTGAGGTTGTAGTTACCCAGGCTGCCGAACAGTTCGGCGCTGCTGCCCAGCGGGTATTTATAAGTGAGAGCCAGACCTTCCGGGTTGATGTCGCTATCCCAGATCACGTCGCCCATGCTTACCCACGGTTGCAGCATCTTGCCGCCGATCACGTGCAGGTTCTTGATCTGGTCGGGGTGGTAGTCGATGTAGCCGAGGTCGAGCCAGATCTGCTTCTTGTCGAAGTAGTTGTCCTGATCCTGGTTGGTCGAGCGGGCATCGTCGCCGCCGCCGGTGGCGATGCGGATGCCGGTGTCGACTTGCGGGTTGATCTCGGTGTAAGCGCCCAGACGGGCACGGATGCGCTGACGATCCTTGTCACGGCCGCCGTTGTTCGGCTCGCCATCGATCTTGATGGTTTCCTGACGGATACGCACGTCACCCTTGAACTGAGTCTTGGCCGCCCAGGCCAGTTTCTGATCGAACACGCTTTGTTCGTTGGTCTTCTTCGCGACCGCAGCCACTTGTTCGTTGGTTTCCTGCTGCGCCTGTTGGGCGATTTGCTGAGCCTTCTGATCCTTGGCCAGTTCTGTTTGCAGCTCGATGTACTGCGCCTGGGAAATCGACCCGTTGGCCTTGAGCATGTCGAGCAGTTTGGCGTCGACTGCAGCACTGGCCGGAACGCTCATGGCCAGCAACAAGCCGCCGCACAGGGCCGCTGCAGTTTTCGTGGAAGCAAGACGCATAGCAATCTCCGAAGATGAGAGAGGATGGCTGATCCATCCTGGGCACAACCGACGGTTGAACGTCGGAAAACAGTGTCCGGGTTAGAACCCGGCGCTCTAAAAACAGGCGCCAGTATCGCGATGGTTTATGACAGAGCAGTGGCACGGTGATGGCAGGTTGATGACGATGCGTATCGAGCGTGAACTATCGATCTAGAGCGCTGTCGGCCGATTGAGCGTGTGCAACGGGGTCGCGATCAGCGATACTCACCAGGCTTTCTCGCCATGTTGTGGAGTGCCAGTGGATGCCGTTGCAACGCCTGCAAAACCTGTCAGAAATCGCCCCGGCAATGTGGGATGCGCTGGTGCCGGACAACCAGCCGTTCCTGCGTCACGCCTTTCTCAGTGCGCTGGAAGACAGCGGCAGCGTCGGTCCGCATTCAGGCTGGCAGCCTGAGCATTTACTGCACATCGAAAATGATCGACTGATCGCTGCGCTGCCCAGCTATCGCAAATGGCATTCCTATGGTGAATACGTATTCGATCATGGCTGGGCGGACGCCTGCGCTCGTGCGGGTATCGATTACTACCCGAAGCTGCTGACGGCCGTGCCGTTCAGCCCGGTCAGCGGCCCGCGCTTGCTGGCGGCAAACGTGGAGGACGGTTTCGAACTGCTGAAAAGCCTGCCGGGCTATCTGGAGATCGAAGAGCTCTCCAGCGCGCACATCAATTTCACCGACCCGTTTACCGACGCGGCGATGGCCGAGCAGCCCGGCTGGTTGCAGCGCATCGGTTGCCAGTATCACTGGCAGAACCGTGAGTACCGCGACTTTCAGGATTTCCTCGACGCCCTCAGCTCACGCAAGCGCAAGCAAATGCGCAAGGAGCGCGAGCAAGTGGCGGGGCAGGGCTTCGAATTCGAATGGCTGGAAGGGCGCGAACTCAGCCAGGCGCAGTGGGATTTCGTCTACGCCTGCTACGCCAACACCTACGCGGTGCGCCGGCAGGCGCCATACCTGACCCGCGAATTCTTCAGCCTGCTGGCCGAACGCATGCCGGAGTCGATCCGCGTGGTATTGGCCAAGCAGGGCGCGCGGCCAGTGGCGATGGCCTTCAGTCTGGTCGGTGGCGACAGTTTTTATGGACGTTATTGGGGCTGCTTGGCCGAGTTCGATCGGCTGCATTTCGAGACGTGTTTTTATCAGGGCATGGATTATGCGATTGCCCAAGGGATCCAACGGTTCGATGCCGGGGCTCAGGGCGAGCACAAATTGATTCGCGGGTTTGAACCGGTCATTACCCATTCCTGGCACTACCTGCGCCATCCCGGCCTTAAAGCAGCGGTGAAGGATTTCCTTCAGCAAGAGCGCGCCGGCGTTTTGGCCTATGCCGAAGAAGCCCGCACCGCATTGCCCTATCGCCAGACATAAAGCAAAAGATCGCAGCCTTCGGCAGCTCCTACAGGAGCCGGTGTAGGAGCTGCCGAAGGCTGCGATCTTTTGATCTTGGGGGCATCAATCGATGCCGACAAAGCCCCCGGTCTGATGCGCCCACAACCGCGCATACAGGCCTCGGTGCGCCAGCAGTTCAGCATGGGTGCCGCTCTCGGCGATCTTGCCGTTCTCCAGCACGACCAGCCGATCCATGCGCGCGATGGTCGAGAGGCGGTGGGCGATGGCGATCACGGTTTTACCCTGCATCAGGGTTTCCAGGCTTTCCTGAATCGCCGCTTCGACCTCCGAGTCCAGCGCCGAGGTGGCTTCGTCCATGATCAGAATCGGCGCATCCTTCAACAGTACCCGGGCAATCGCAATGCGCTGGCGTTGACCGCCCGACAGTTTCACTCCGCGCTCACCGACATGTGCATCAAAACCGCTGCGGCCTTCCGCGTCGGACAGCAGCGGAATGAACTCATCGGCGCGGGCCTTGTGCACGGCGTCCCATAGCTCGGCGTCAGTCGCATCCGGTTTGCCGTAGAGCAAGTTGTCACGGATCGAGCGGTGCAGCAGCGAGGTGTCCTGAGTGATCATGCCGATTCTCGCGCGCAGGCTTTCCTGGCCGACTTCGGCGATGTTCTGCCCGTCGATCATGATCTGCCCACCCTCGACGTCATAGAGGCGCAGCAACAGGTTGACCAACGTCGATTTGCCTGCGCCGGACGGCCCGATCAAGCCGATTTTTTCACCCGGTTTGATGGTCAGGTTGAGGTCGCCGATGATGCCGCGCTTCTTGCCGTAGTGAAAATCCACGTGCTCGAAACGCACTTCGCCATGGGCCACTTGCAGCGGTTTGGCCTGCTCGCGGTCGGTGACGCTGACCGGTTGCGAAATGGTGCGCAGACCGTCCTGGACCATGCCGATGTTCTCGAAGATGCCCGTGACCACCCACATGATCCAGCCGGACATGTTGACGATGCGGATCACCAGACCGGTCGCCAACGCGATCGCGCCAACGGTGATCAGCGACTGCGTCCACAACCACAGCGCCAGCGCGGTAGTGCCGACGATCAGCAAGCCGTTCATGGCGGTAATC
This window of the Pseudomonas fluorescens genome carries:
- a CDS encoding beta-ketoacyl-ACP synthase III, with amino-acid sequence MHNVVISGTGLYTPANSISNEELVQSFNTYVAQFNADNAEAIASGEVEALTESSAAFIEKASGIKSRFVMDKDGILDPQRMAPRLPERSNDEWSVLCQMAIGAAEQALQRAGKTAADIDGVIVACSNLQRAYPAIAIEVQEALGIQGFGFDMNVACSSATFGIQAAANSVQLGQARAILMVNPEVCTGHLNFRDRDSHFIFGDAATAVIIERADLATSQYQFDVVSTKLLTKFSNNIRNNFGFLNRAAEEGIGARDKLFVQEGRKVFKDVCPMVAELIGEHLQENQLNVGDVKRFWLHQANLSMNHLIVRKLLGREATEEEAPVILDSYANTSSAGSVIAFHKYQDDLAAGSLAVLSSFGAGYSIGSVILRKR
- a CDS encoding RNA polymerase sigma factor — protein: MAATGDNLLLERLLAGEQLAFKELVSTYQSAMRAVAYAIVGPGHVEEVVQDAWLSVVRHIGRFEGRSSLKTWLLTITANAAKSRYKLNRREVLIDDLPSPHGSIGDERFSPNDGHWLIAPFAWHQDTPEALLTENELRECLEHTLLSLSQLQSSVLLLRERQGLELEEICNLLGISLSNARMLLHRARLKVFATVEHFEETGEC
- a CDS encoding anti-sigma factor family protein translates to MLTCKEQVARSSDYLDGQLSLRERLLMRHHLMCCPNCRRFIRQMRVLQATLKAMPEKPDENVDALAERLAEQRRKDRLL
- a CDS encoding putative porin; this translates as MRLASTKTAAALCGGLLLAMSVPASAAVDAKLLDMLKANGSISQAQYIELQTELAKDQKAQQIAQQAQQETNEQVAAVAKKTNEQSVFDQKLAWAAKTQFKGDVRIRQETIKIDGEPNNGGRDKDRQRIRARLGAYTEINPQVDTGIRIATGGGDDARSTNQDQDNYFDKKQIWLDLGYIDYHPDQIKNLHVIGGKMLQPWVSMGDVIWDSDINPEGLALTYKYPLGSSAELFGSLGNYNLKDNVDGDGVQFRHDLRLTAGQLGSRFNITDNLKMTLGGSVYAYQNDEDSRCTGTSTPCALAVNGNSANNEFRLYEGFSQIDIGGLPMPLSFYGQYVKNNDAVTDQDTAWLLGAKSKVFGFNLDYNYRDVQRNAVVGAFTDSDFANGTTGSRGHKFKVGYDIDKNFAVGATYFLTKADFASRTQRDADSNTLQLDAEAKF
- a CDS encoding GNAT family N-acetyltransferase, which codes for MPLQRLQNLSEIAPAMWDALVPDNQPFLRHAFLSALEDSGSVGPHSGWQPEHLLHIENDRLIAALPSYRKWHSYGEYVFDHGWADACARAGIDYYPKLLTAVPFSPVSGPRLLAANVEDGFELLKSLPGYLEIEELSSAHINFTDPFTDAAMAEQPGWLQRIGCQYHWQNREYRDFQDFLDALSSRKRKQMRKEREQVAGQGFEFEWLEGRELSQAQWDFVYACYANTYAVRRQAPYLTREFFSLLAERMPESIRVVLAKQGARPVAMAFSLVGGDSFYGRYWGCLAEFDRLHFETCFYQGMDYAIAQGIQRFDAGAQGEHKLIRGFEPVITHSWHYLRHPGLKAAVKDFLQQERAGVLAYAEEARTALPYRQT
- a CDS encoding ABC transporter ATP-binding protein gives rise to the protein MLYRRFEQLIDIFRDAPTASPPDRVWPFYTYYLKQVWPSFAALLVVGLFAALIEVALFSYLSRIIDLAQGTPNPNFFSDHALELTWMLVVALVLRPIFFGLHDLLVHQTLSPGMTSMIRWQNHSYVLKQSLNFFQNDFAGRIAQRIMQTGNSLRDSAVQAVDALWHVVIYAISSLVLFAEADWRLMIPLLMWIVAYIGALYYFVPRVKERSVEASDARSKLMGRIVDGYTNIATLKLFAHTNFEQHYAKEAIEEQTVKAQMAGRVVTSMDVAITAMNGLLIVGTTALALWLWTQSLITVGAIALATGLVIRIVNMSGWIMWVVTGIFENIGMVQDGLRTISQPVSVTDREQAKPLQVAHGEVRFEHVDFHYGKKRGIIGDLNLTIKPGEKIGLIGPSGAGKSTLVNLLLRLYDVEGGQIMIDGQNIAEVGQESLRARIGMITQDTSLLHRSIRDNLLYGKPDATDAELWDAVHKARADEFIPLLSDAEGRSGFDAHVGERGVKLSGGQRQRIAIARVLLKDAPILIMDEATSALDSEVEAAIQESLETLMQGKTVIAIAHRLSTIARMDRLVVLENGKIAESGTHAELLAHRGLYARLWAHQTGGFVGID